TGCAGAATGGCTATCAAGCTGTCTTTTTCTTTGAAGACGCCGAGCAATTGAGCCCTTACATCCACAGCGAATTGGATCTCATCGGGATGAGTCTCAATAGCTTCGATTTCATGACAAAATGCGTCAAGGTTTCGGTCGCGACGATCGCATCGCTGGCGGCGCCCTTTACCATTCAGATCACGCATGAACCGCTGGCCGAAGATTTGGATCCTCTGACCCCATTCGAGATTACCGCGACGATTCGATCGGCCGGCCAACTGGTTCCTTCCGGTTTGAATCTTTTCTACCGGGCCGGGGAAGAGGACTTCAGCATTGTTCCGTTGGAGGAAGCTGGTTCTGACAGCGTCTTTAAGGCGTGGATTCCCGCGCAGCCGCTCGGCGTGGTGATCGAGTATTACATTGAGGCCACAGATGAAGAAGGCCGGACCGCGCATCATCCGATGGGCGTTATCGGCGGTGTCCATCGGGTCCGGGTGGGCTTTGCGGATATCTTTGTGGATGATTTTGAAGAGGACCTGGGCTGGGTCTCCGGCGCCGATGATGATACCGCCCTGAGCGGTCAGTGGACGCTTGCCGAGCCGGTGGAGACACCCTATCAGCCGGGTGGGGATCATACCGGAGGCGGCCTATGCTGGGTGACCGGCAACGGCCGGATGGGGGATAGTCCGGGGGATTGGGATGTTGATGCCGGAAAGACAACCCTCTTGTCGCCGGTCTTCGATCTAACCGATGTAAAAAATCCGGAGATTTCATATTGGCTCTGGTATCATAATGGGCCGGCGATATCGCAAGATGATACAATGCGTGTGGATATTTCAAATGACAACGGTACAACTTGGAACAACATACTAAAATTGAAGCAACACACTCCGGGATGGACTTATTTCAAACACGTAGGATTCGAAGACAGTCTCGTTTGTACGAAGGAAATGAAGCTTCGTTTTGTCGCAGAGGATGAAGGCGTCCCTTCAATTGTTGAAGCTCTTGTTGATGATGTCGCCGTCAGGGCTTCTCGCATAACCTACCGGGGGATGCCGGATTCGGTTGTGGATCTTCTACTCGAGGGCGGCACATTTCTCGTCTGGCCCAGTCCCTTTAGGGATCAGGCCACTTTCGCCCTTCGCGTGATCCATTCCGGGGATGCTTCGCTGAACCTCTATGATGTGCGCGGGCGTCTGGTGAAGAATTTTTCCCTCGACAGCGCTCTACCGGGGTATGTGACCGTTCCATGGGATGGACGCGCTTCAAACGGGGAACGCGTCGAGTCGGGAATCTATTGGCTGCGGTTCCGCGATGGCGCGGCAAGGCACATCCGGCGGATTGTCCGGGTGCGCTGAGCTGGGCCGTCAAGGTCCAAAACGGATCCGCAACGGTTGCCGCTGCTGATACAGGGCGAGACGCGCCTCACTGGATTGGACGAGGGCTGTGATACCGGCCGATTGGGCGGCTCGTTGCGCCTGTTCTTCCATCTTCACCGCTGCATCAAACCGGCCGGTTTCGGCGTAAGCGGCGGCCAGTGTGCCCATAAAGAGAGCGTCTGAGAATCCCGTCCTCTCGCAGAGACTCGTCGCGATCCGCACCGCCTCCTCGCCGTCACGGTAGCGGGGATCCTGATGCGAGGCCAGGATCAAGGCCAGCTCATTGGCGAGGGGAGGGAAATTCGGGAAACGGCTGACCCCTTCCCGATACTTCATGAGCGCCTCGTCGGTCCTTCCCATCTTTAACAATCCATTGGCGTATTTGATTAAAACATCAGGCCGGCCCGGCTCCGATCGAAGCGCTTCGGAATAATTGAAAACGGCGTCGGGAATCCGGCCCCGTGAGATCTGGATATTTCCCAGTTCGATATAGGCATCGGCGTAATCGGGTTGCAGCCGCAGCGCCTCGGAAAATTGATCGGCGGCTTCCTCAAATTTTTGCTGAAGCAGATAGGCGTATCCCAGATTGTAATGGGCCTCGGCATAATCCGGCTTGATGGTGAGAAGTCTTTTCAACGTCACGATAACCTCATCAAGCCGCCCGGCTTCGCCGAGCGATGCGGCGAGATTGAACAGGGCGTCGACATGATGCGGGATATATCGAAGCGCCTCCCTGTATTCAGCGATCGCCTCCTCCAGCTCCCCCGCATCGGCAAGATGGTTGGCCAGGCCGAGATGAGCCTGGGCCTGTTCAGGATCGATCGTATCGGGCCTCGCGGGATCGGGTCCCGGTGAAAGCTCGATGAAACGACGGTAGTGCTCCATCGCCGCCGCCGCGTCGCCCTTTTGGGTGGCGATGTCGCCGAGAATGATATGAAGATTCAGGATGTCCGGATGATCTTTCATTAAGGCCCGGCAGAGGGAATCGGCTTCAGTGAAAGCGCCCGCTCCCATCAGATGCATCACATTTTGCAAGCCTTGATAAACGACCAGTAGATCCTTCGGATCCGGCCGGCTGTTATCAAACGTGAAGGACTCATCGATTTCACCGCCCGAAATATATCCCAGAGACTGAAGCCTTTCCCGGGTTTCCGCATCGGGCATCGCGCGGCTGTCGGCGCTGCCGCCGGTGGGCTGTTCCGCCAGCAAATTTTTGAGCCTGGCGCTCAAACGCCTCGCATGGCGCGGCTCCGCGCTCAGGCGGTTGTCGAGTTCGGCGCTATCGGTTTTTAAGTTATACAATTCAGCTCTTGGGGCCTGGATATATTTCCAATCCTCCGTGATGACGCCCAGCAGCGGGCTGCAGCCGAACTTGGTCGGAATCAGCGATTCGCAGAGAAGATAGCGTGTCGTCTCTCCTTTGGAAACAGCGCCTCCTTCCGCCAGCAGATCGATCCCTTGCATTATTTCGGGAATCTCGAGTCCGAGTTGTCCCAGAATTGTCGGGGGGATATCGATGAGCGAGGCCGGGCCGTCCAATTCCCGGGGATTTGATGCGTGGGGCGGTTTGATCATCAGCGGCACCCTGAGGGTGCTCTGGTAAATGTAATAGCCATGCACCAGCTCCTCGTGCTCGCGCAGGCCTTCACCATGATCAGCTGTGATAATGATTAGACTGGAGTCATAAATCTCCAGTTCTTTCAGCTTGTCGAGAACCTCGCCGATGCAATGATCGGTGTAGGCGATTTCTCCATCATAAGGCCGTCCGGGGTGGGCGGAGGCGTAGGGCTCGGGGGGGAGATAGGAATCATGAGGATCGTAATAGTGCAGAAAGAGAAAGAAGGGCCGGTTATGGGATTTCTGAAGGTAGGCTTCGGCGAGGCGGGTAACCTCCTGGGCCTTTCGTTCGCTGCCGCTGCTTTTATCCGCCGCCAACGAGGAATTCAACCTGTCGTTGTACAGTGTGAACCCCTGCTGAATTCCGAATCGTGAATCGAGCACAAAAGAACCGATGATACCAGCGGTGTCGTATCCGTGCTCACGAAGGATTTCAGCCAGAGTCGTCGCTGAGTCGTGAAGGCGGTAGGAAAGATTGTCGTGAACGCCGTGGACCAAGGGGTAGATCCCCGTCATCATCGAACAGTGGGAGGGCAGCGTCATGGGAACCGCCGAGACGGTGTTTTTGAAACGGATGCCGTCGCGGGCGAAGGCATCGATGCGAGGCGTTGTGTTGTGCGGATACCCATAGCAACTGAGATGATCCGGCCTGCAGGTGTCTATGCTGATAAGAATGACCGATGGAGCCGGCTTTTGCGGCGCTTTGGAGCAGGAGGGCAGGGCCATCGACAGAATGATCGCGGCGGCGATGATTAGAAGGGATGAGAAACGGCTCTGACGGGTTATCAGCATCTTTGGACCTCCGGATTATCTTACGGCCTCCCATCCGGTATATCAAGGGGCTCCGGAGCCCCCGGTTGCGGCATGACGCCTCGCTTCATTCTTGCCTGCCGATCCCGGGGTCGATACGATGCTCCCATGAGTGAGTATGGCGGTTATACCTACGGGAGCTCTTTTCCCTTGAAACGCTGGCTTCACCGGCGGCGGTTTGAAGAAGCGATTCATATTCTTTCCCTCTCATCCGATGACACCCTTCTTGATTATGGCTGCGGCGATGGTTTCCTGCTGAAGCAGATCATGGATCGGGATCTGCTCCCCGGCCGGCAACTTGTCGGATATGAACCCGCCGAGGTGATGTATCAGCAGTGCAAAGCGCAGTTGGCCGGAACTGATGCAAAAATCGTCTCAACCCTGAGCTCCATATCAAACCAGATCTTTTCGCGCGTCTGCTGTTTGGAAACCTGTGAACATTTGTCCGATACGGTGTTGGCGGATGTGTTGAATGATGTGGCGGGCTCCGTCAAAACCGATGGCATGGCCGTCATCTCCGTACCGGTTGAAATCGGCATCCCCGCCTTGCTGAAAAACACCTTTCGGTATTTTAAGAATCCAAAGGGGAGGGGGTTGACTCTCAAGAAATTCATCCAGGCTTTTCTCGGTCTGAAGATCGACAGAGGGGAGGCGGGGGAATTATCGGATCTCCCTTACTATTATTCACATATTGGATTCGACTACCGGGTCTTCAAGCAAAAGCTGGAGCAATACCTTGTCATTGATGCCGTCACCTATTCACCCTTGCACATTTTGGGACCGTTTCTCGGGATGACCGTTTATTATACATGCACCCGGCGGCCAACCGGATCTCATGACCGGTTACAGGAACAGAGGAGTTGAAATGAACGAGCGGCTCGAATACATGCGGCTTGAAGATGAAAAAGACGTGCGGGCGCTTCAAGATATCACCAGTAAAGCCTTTCATTTCACGCCGCCCCATTGGGAGATCTACTTCAACCGGATTGGCACGGCGAATTTCCGGATTGTCCGCCGCCAGGGGCGCGTTATCGGGGGTTTGGCTGTTTATCCGATCGGCCAGTACTTCGGCGGCCGCCGGCTTCCAATGGCCGGTGTCGCGGCGGTTCAAATTTCCCCCGAGCAGCGGGGGTATGGAGCGGCCGGATTCCTGATGAAGTCCCTGTTGGAGGAGTTGCATGACGAGGGTGTGCCGCTCAGCACGCTCTATGCTTCCACCCAGGCCTTTTACCGAAAGGCCGGGTATGAACAGGCCGGCAACCGGATTCAGTACGAATGTCCTCTTGTCTATCCCAAGAACGGGAGGAGTGATCTTCCCATCCACCCGGTCGACCCATCTCATCACGCACCTTTTCAATCCATCGCGACGAAACGCGCCGGGCTTTCCAATGGCCAGCTCGACCGAAACGAGACAATGTGGGAGAAAATCGCCACCCAGAAGGATCAGATCGTTTATGCCTATCTGATCGGCGAGGAATCCCATCCAGAAGGATATATTTTCTTCCATCAAGAGAAATCCACGGGCTTGGGATACTCTCTTCATATTCATGATATGGCCGCCCTCACTCCGGCCGCCGGCCGTGCGCTCTTGGATTTCCTGATGGGGCATGGGCCGATCGGCCGAAGCGCCGTATGGGCCGGGCCGGCGATTGAACCCCTTCTTTGTATAACCGCCGAACAGAATTTCCAGGTCAAGCGATCGATGCGTTGGCTGACTCGTCTTGTCGACCTGAGACGGGCGTTGACGCTCCGGGGATATCCGGACGGCGTCGAGGGGGAGATCCATTTCATGATTGATGACGACCTCTTGCCGGCGAACTGCGGACGCTTTGTTCTCAGCGTGGGGGGTGGAAAGGGGGCGATCCGCGAGGGGGGGCGTGGAGATCTCCGTGCGAGGTGTGGAGGCATCGTTCCGCTCTATACCTCTCTTTTTACGCCCGATCAGCTCCAGGCGCTGGGTTTCCTCCAGGCCGGCGGAGGCGTCCTCGAACTCGCCACAAAAATCTTCTCCGGTCCCGAGCCCTGGATGCCGGATATGTACTAGGTGGAATGATGGGCCGACCTCCTTTCCATCGGCGGGACCCTTCCGCTGGCATCACCGTCCTCCTGGCCGGTCTCTTTTTTCTCTCCGGTTTTGCCGGATTGGGATATGAAATTATCTGGACGCGGATTTTCGCCATCGGCTTGGGTGCGGAGATTCTTGCGATGCTTGCCGTGCTCGCCGCGTTTTTTGCGGGCTTCGGTCTCGGCGCCTGGGCTCTCGACGGAAAGATCAGTCGCAGCCGGGTCCCGGGCCGCTGGTACGCCGCGGCCGAGGCGGTGATCGGCGCCTGGGCACTTGTTCTTCTCATTGTGATACCCGCAGTGAATCGGATGATGCCGGCCCTTCTCGGTTTGAATCCCAGGCCGGTTGAACATTTAGCTCTCGCCTTCTGCGCCACCTTTATCTGTCTGCTCCCGGCCACCTTTGCGATGGGGGCGACGCTGCCCGCCATGGATCGCCTTTTCTCGCGGATCCGCGCCCATGGCCGGTCGATCGGCGGTCTCTACGCGATCAATACGCTCGGCGCCGTCGCCGGTGTCCTGGGCGCAACCTTTATCCTGCTCCCCCGCATCGGATTCCGCCTGAGCTTTATCTTTCTCGCCTCCATCAATTTACTCTGCGCGGCCGCCATCTTTCGGATCTCCGGCGCGGACGAACAATCCCGGCCCGAGATCGATGAACCCATGGCGGAGAGGCCAAACCCGTTCCGCCTGAAACTCATGCTCTTCGGCACCGGTCTCCTCGGCATCGGTTACGAGGTCTTGGGTGTCCGTGTTCTTTCCCAAGTTCTCGAGAACACGATCTATAGTTTTGCTTCAACTCTGGCGGTCTATCTCATCGGCACCGCCGCCGGAGGGGCCCTTTATCAAAAATGGGCCGCCAAAGCCGGGGGAAAGTCCTTTCTCTCCATTCTCTTCCCAGCCCTATCCTCCAGCTGTCTTCTCGGTCTGATCGCACTTTCAGAGTCCGGCGCGCTTTATCAATCGATTCATGCGGCGCTGGGCGGCGGCATGGCGGCGGCCATCGGAGCGGAGATGGCGACGGCTGGTCTGGTCTTTCTGCTACCGACGCTTCTCATGGGCGCCGTCTTCAGCCATCTGGCGCAATCGGCCCGAACCCGTGTGGGGGGTGTGGGGCGCGCGCTGGCGATCAATACACTGGGAGCGGCGCTGGCGCCCTTCCTTTTTGGATGGATCCTGCTGCCGAGGACCGGCGCCGGCGCCGCCCTTATGATCGTGGGAACGGCCTATCTGCTGCTGCTGCCCGTGTACCGTTCGCGGGCGGCGCTTCTCGGCCTCATCCCGCTCCTGCTGCTGCCGCTTCTTCCCCATTCCTTTCATTTGATCCAACCCCCGCCGGGCGGCCGCCTGGTGGCGCTTAAAGAAGGGGTGATGGCTGCTGTTTCCGTCGTGCAGGATGCGGACGGCGGGCTTTTGTTAAAGGTGAACAACCGCTTCCGCATGGGGGGAACACCGAGCGCCTTCGGTGAACGGCGGATGGGGCGGATTCCCTTGCTGCTGCATCCGCATTCGAAGCGGGCCCTCTTTCTGGGCTTGGGCACGGCGATCACTTTCGGCGCGGCGGGCGATCATCCGGGAGTCATGGCGGATGGTGTGGAGCTGATTCCGGAGATTATCGATCTCCTGCCGTATTTCCGCGACGTCAATGGCGACCCTCAATCGCGGCCCCAGCTGCATCTCGCCGTGGCCGACGCCCGCCGCTACATCCAAGCCGTCAAGGAACCCTATGATGTCATTGTGGCGGATCTCTTTCATCCGGCGCGGGATGGAGCCGGGTCGCTTTATACATTGGAGCATTTCCAGATGATCCGGGATGATCTGAAACCTGAGGGGTTATTCTGTCAATGGCTCCCGCTTTATCAGATGGATTTGGATCTCCTGCGGACGATTATACAGACATTTCAACAGGTTTTTCCCGAACCTTGGGCTTTTCTGGCGCATTACAACGCCTTGACGCCCGCCCTGGGCCTGGTCGGCCGTGTCGAATCCCACCGTTACCCGCCCGACATCCTCCATGCGGCCTACTCCAGCCCGGGGTTCGCTGAAGTATGCCGGCGGGAAGGGATCTCCGGCGCATTGGATCTCTTTGGATGTCTCATTGCCGATCCGGATGATCTCATTGATCTCGCCGCCGGCGCTCCGCTTAACACCGATAATCTGCCGTTGGTCACTTTCACCGCGCCC
This genomic interval from Candidatus Eisenbacteria bacterium contains the following:
- a CDS encoding M20/M25/M40 family metallo-hydrolase → MSHFLRVLRFSTPVLTVAITLAAVASMAGGLSAMEGPAPRISAPDPSGRPSPWPALIAVREDRYTPINGSVPIRPLAGWIIAGLERRMDGSEISGAIELPVPKAGEILTAVFAMAPADEERLAGIGRTVRLEENLYITLIPAGRMEEITSIGAPVQIFMPRTADKTGGSPVARSALPGVYYQPWIQSRVDAVSTDSLMALCQTLQDFGNRRSNTAQGAEAGALLFDRFIEYGYTDVSYFDYNMWCDDVIAVKPGLYRPDEIVLIGGHYDSISRNGTAPGADDNATGTTTVLEVARLLAGSNFERTLVFAAFSGEEQGLVGSAAFAEWAAHSNWNIIAMINVDMIGYVAPGDDQDLDLITRSEAQELVDYIKEVAPLYVPELPIIESQLSGGDSDHTSFLQNGYQAVFFFEDAEQLSPYIHSELDLIGMSLNSFDFMTKCVKVSVATIASLAAPFTIQITHEPLAEDLDPLTPFEITATIRSAGQLVPSGLNLFYRAGEEDFSIVPLEEAGSDSVFKAWIPAQPLGVVIEYYIEATDEEGRTAHHPMGVIGGVHRVRVGFADIFVDDFEEDLGWVSGADDDTALSGQWTLAEPVETPYQPGGDHTGGGLCWVTGNGRMGDSPGDWDVDAGKTTLLSPVFDLTDVKNPEISYWLWYHNGPAISQDDTMRVDISNDNGTTWNNILKLKQHTPGWTYFKHVGFEDSLVCTKEMKLRFVAEDEGVPSIVEALVDDVAVRASRITYRGMPDSVVDLLLEGGTFLVWPSPFRDQATFALRVIHSGDASLNLYDVRGRLVKNFSLDSALPGYVTVPWDGRASNGERVESGIYWLRFRDGAARHIRRIVRVR
- a CDS encoding sulfatase-like hydrolase/transferase, which gives rise to MLITRQSRFSSLLIIAAAIILSMALPSCSKAPQKPAPSVILISIDTCRPDHLSCYGYPHNTTPRIDAFARDGIRFKNTVSAVPMTLPSHCSMMTGIYPLVHGVHDNLSYRLHDSATTLAEILREHGYDTAGIIGSFVLDSRFGIQQGFTLYNDRLNSSLAADKSSGSERKAQEVTRLAEAYLQKSHNRPFFLFLHYYDPHDSYLPPEPYASAHPGRPYDGEIAYTDHCIGEVLDKLKELEIYDSSLIIITADHGEGLREHEELVHGYYIYQSTLRVPLMIKPPHASNPRELDGPASLIDIPPTILGQLGLEIPEIMQGIDLLAEGGAVSKGETTRYLLCESLIPTKFGCSPLLGVITEDWKYIQAPRAELYNLKTDSAELDNRLSAEPRHARRLSARLKNLLAEQPTGGSADSRAMPDAETRERLQSLGYISGGEIDESFTFDNSRPDPKDLLVVYQGLQNVMHLMGAGAFTEADSLCRALMKDHPDILNLHIILGDIATQKGDAAAAMEHYRRFIELSPGPDPARPDTIDPEQAQAHLGLANHLADAGELEEAIAEYREALRYIPHHVDALFNLAASLGEAGRLDEVIVTLKRLLTIKPDYAEAHYNLGYAYLLQQKFEEAADQFSEALRLQPDYADAYIELGNIQISRGRIPDAVFNYSEALRSEPGRPDVLIKYANGLLKMGRTDEALMKYREGVSRFPNFPPLANELALILASHQDPRYRDGEEAVRIATSLCERTGFSDALFMGTLAAAYAETGRFDAAVKMEEQAQRAAQSAGITALVQSSEARLALYQQRQPLRIRFGP
- a CDS encoding class I SAM-dependent methyltransferase, whose translation is MSEYGGYTYGSSFPLKRWLHRRRFEEAIHILSLSSDDTLLDYGCGDGFLLKQIMDRDLLPGRQLVGYEPAEVMYQQCKAQLAGTDAKIVSTLSSISNQIFSRVCCLETCEHLSDTVLADVLNDVAGSVKTDGMAVISVPVEIGIPALLKNTFRYFKNPKGRGLTLKKFIQAFLGLKIDRGEAGELSDLPYYYSHIGFDYRVFKQKLEQYLVIDAVTYSPLHILGPFLGMTVYYTCTRRPTGSHDRLQEQRS
- a CDS encoding GNAT family N-acetyltransferase, yielding MNERLEYMRLEDEKDVRALQDITSKAFHFTPPHWEIYFNRIGTANFRIVRRQGRVIGGLAVYPIGQYFGGRRLPMAGVAAVQISPEQRGYGAAGFLMKSLLEELHDEGVPLSTLYASTQAFYRKAGYEQAGNRIQYECPLVYPKNGRSDLPIHPVDPSHHAPFQSIATKRAGLSNGQLDRNETMWEKIATQKDQIVYAYLIGEESHPEGYIFFHQEKSTGLGYSLHIHDMAALTPAAGRALLDFLMGHGPIGRSAVWAGPAIEPLLCITAEQNFQVKRSMRWLTRLVDLRRALTLRGYPDGVEGEIHFMIDDDLLPANCGRFVLSVGGGKGAIREGGRGDLRARCGGIVPLYTSLFTPDQLQALGFLQAGGGVLELATKIFSGPEPWMPDMY
- a CDS encoding fused MFS/spermidine synthase codes for the protein MMGRPPFHRRDPSAGITVLLAGLFFLSGFAGLGYEIIWTRIFAIGLGAEILAMLAVLAAFFAGFGLGAWALDGKISRSRVPGRWYAAAEAVIGAWALVLLIVIPAVNRMMPALLGLNPRPVEHLALAFCATFICLLPATFAMGATLPAMDRLFSRIRAHGRSIGGLYAINTLGAVAGVLGATFILLPRIGFRLSFIFLASINLLCAAAIFRISGADEQSRPEIDEPMAERPNPFRLKLMLFGTGLLGIGYEVLGVRVLSQVLENTIYSFASTLAVYLIGTAAGGALYQKWAAKAGGKSFLSILFPALSSSCLLGLIALSESGALYQSIHAALGGGMAAAIGAEMATAGLVFLLPTLLMGAVFSHLAQSARTRVGGVGRALAINTLGAALAPFLFGWILLPRTGAGAALMIVGTAYLLLLPVYRSRAALLGLIPLLLLPLLPHSFHLIQPPPGGRLVALKEGVMAAVSVVQDADGGLLLKVNNRFRMGGTPSAFGERRMGRIPLLLHPHSKRALFLGLGTAITFGAAGDHPGVMADGVELIPEIIDLLPYFRDVNGDPQSRPQLHLAVADARRYIQAVKEPYDVIVADLFHPARDGAGSLYTLEHFQMIRDDLKPEGLFCQWLPLYQMDLDLLRTIIQTFQQVFPEPWAFLAHYNALTPALGLVGRVESHRYPPDILHAAYSSPGFAEVCRREGISGALDLFGCLIADPDDLIDLAAGAPLNTDNLPLVTFTAPRFVYRSGNISYTLLETLLERCQVDPGPLFQPAAAEGDPSFLDRLGLFLEARDIYLRGDMRRIDGDEDGAIELYVRSAGVTPDFRTGYDIALLMARRRAGANPGEARAILEDLIRSRPSRPEARRLLQESP